The segment GCAAGATTAGGCGATCAGCACTCCTGTTGGATGCACGGCGGAGGTCCAATCTTGCCCGACTGCTGCCCATCCGTACTGATAGGTGACCGACCGGCTGCGCGGGCAGGCGACAAGTGCAAGTGCTGGTGCGCAGAAGACCCGATCAAGGAAGGAGCCGCCACTGTCATCATCGGGGATTCACCTGCCGC is part of the Polyangium spumosum genome and harbors:
- a CDS encoding PAAR domain-containing protein yields the protein MPEAARLGDQHSCWMHGGGPILPDCCPSVLIGDRPAARAGDKCKCWCAEDPIKEGAATVIIGDSPAARRGDPTDGGKIIEGCPTVIIGDPPQAACMLNAASVGAAFVTKAD